From a region of the Nitrospira sp. genome:
- the cysK gene encoding cysteine synthase A, producing the protein MSTTLHKDITELIGKTPLVRLNRLTNTGSATIYGKVEFFNPAGSVKDRICLNMIDEAERQGKLKPGGTIVEPTSGNTGIGLALVAAVRGYKLILVMPESMSMERASLLSSYGAQLVLTPAWEGMKGSIKEAESILAQNPSYFMPDQFSNPANPAMHRMTTALEIWDALEGKIDAFVAAVGTGGTITGCGEVFKERNPHVQIIAVEPAGSPVLSGGDPGPHKIQGIGAGFIPKVLNRKILDRVIIVTDDEAYQTAKQLSRKEGLLVGISAGANVFAAQKVAEELGPGKNVVTVLCDTGERYISIEKYFNI; encoded by the coding sequence GTGAGCACGACCTTGCACAAGGACATCACTGAACTGATCGGCAAGACCCCGCTTGTCCGGCTCAACCGCCTGACAAACACGGGCTCAGCCACGATCTATGGGAAAGTGGAGTTTTTCAATCCCGCCGGCAGCGTCAAGGATCGGATCTGCCTCAACATGATCGACGAGGCGGAACGCCAAGGGAAGCTCAAGCCGGGCGGAACCATTGTCGAACCAACCAGCGGAAACACGGGTATCGGCCTGGCCTTGGTCGCTGCCGTGCGCGGGTACAAGTTGATCCTCGTCATGCCGGAAAGCATGAGCATGGAACGGGCCAGCTTGCTGTCCTCGTATGGGGCCCAGTTGGTCTTGACCCCGGCCTGGGAAGGTATGAAAGGATCGATCAAGGAAGCGGAAAGCATCCTGGCCCAGAATCCGTCGTATTTCATGCCTGACCAATTCTCGAACCCGGCCAACCCCGCAATGCATAGGATGACGACGGCGTTGGAAATTTGGGATGCGCTCGAAGGAAAGATCGATGCCTTCGTGGCCGCCGTAGGAACCGGTGGAACCATCACAGGATGCGGCGAAGTGTTCAAGGAAAGGAATCCACACGTACAAATCATCGCGGTTGAACCGGCCGGCTCACCAGTGTTGTCCGGCGGTGATCCCGGCCCTCACAAGATTCAAGGGATCGGCGCGGGATTTATTCCGAAGGTGCTCAATCGAAAAATTCTCGATCGCGTGATCATTGTCACGGATGACGAGGCCTATCAAACCGCGAAACAGCTGTCGAGGAAAGAAGGCCTGCTGGTCGGCATCTCAGCCGGCGCGAATGTCTTTGCCGCCCAAAAGGTCGCCGAAGAACTGGGTCCCGGTAAGAATGTCGTCACAGTGCTCTGCGATACCGGCGAACGGTATATCAGCATAGAAAAGTATTTCAATATCTAG
- a CDS encoding phospholipase D family protein: MTRPAQSRFGNRLCVGLWLACAVMVLMGSRCDVSAASVDVWYSPEDKPLERVVKIYDRAKRYIFVAAYGLTSPLSVKALVEAKKRGVDVRILSDRDRLQDMKQQTALSTLREAGIPIKINRHDGLMHLKQVVVDDEVNTNGSMNQTTSGNRYNDERVDIIRDHAITVKAREKFLSLWTDQERFTEWK; encoded by the coding sequence ATGACCCGGCCCGCTCAGTCCCGGTTCGGCAATCGGCTTTGTGTCGGTCTCTGGCTTGCCTGCGCAGTAATGGTCCTGATGGGGTCGCGTTGCGACGTCTCAGCTGCGTCGGTGGACGTCTGGTATTCCCCCGAGGATAAACCGCTCGAACGCGTCGTGAAGATTTATGATCGTGCCAAGCGGTACATCTTCGTGGCCGCGTACGGTTTGACATCGCCTCTCTCGGTGAAGGCGCTGGTCGAAGCCAAAAAACGCGGTGTTGATGTGCGTATCCTCTCGGATCGCGATCGGCTTCAGGATATGAAGCAGCAGACGGCTCTTTCAACGTTGCGGGAAGCCGGCATTCCGATCAAAATCAATCGACATGACGGTCTTATGCATTTGAAACAGGTCGTCGTCGATGACGAGGTCAATACCAACGGATCCATGAATCAGACCACCAGTGGAAACCGTTACAATGATGAGCGGGTGGATATTATTCGAGACCATGCGATTACCGTCAAAGCCCGTGAAAAGTTTCTCTCGCTCTGGACAGACCAGGAGCGATTCACAGAGTGGAAATAG
- the moeB gene encoding molybdopterin-synthase adenylyltransferase MoeB, whose translation MDFTEEQINRYSRHILLPEVGGKGQKKIAKSRILLVGAGGLGSPAALYLAAAGVGTIGLIDSDVVDLTNLQRQILHHTPDIGRPKVVSGKEKIQALNPDVSVSMYEERLTAGNALKIFADYDVVIDGVDNFTAKFLINDACFFAGKPLVHGGILRFDGRVTTIIPKKSACYRCVFKAPPPPGLVASCQEAGVIGVLAGIIGTIQATEALKLVLGIGRPLTDRLLDFDARKTLFREIKVRRNPSCALCGEHPTITELFDDGDPYAGCAERSSA comes from the coding sequence ATGGATTTCACTGAAGAACAGATCAACCGTTACAGCCGGCATATTCTGTTGCCCGAAGTCGGTGGCAAGGGGCAGAAGAAGATCGCCAAATCCAGGATTCTCCTGGTCGGCGCCGGTGGTCTGGGCTCACCGGCAGCTTTGTATTTAGCCGCGGCTGGAGTCGGCACGATCGGGTTGATCGACAGTGATGTCGTGGACCTGACAAACCTCCAACGTCAGATTCTTCACCATACGCCCGACATCGGCCGTCCCAAGGTCGTGTCAGGCAAAGAAAAGATCCAAGCGCTGAACCCCGACGTGTCGGTGTCGATGTATGAAGAACGTCTCACGGCCGGAAATGCGCTCAAGATCTTCGCCGATTACGATGTCGTGATCGATGGTGTCGACAACTTTACGGCGAAGTTTCTGATCAACGACGCCTGTTTCTTCGCGGGAAAACCGCTGGTCCACGGAGGCATTCTTCGATTCGACGGGCGTGTCACGACCATCATCCCAAAGAAATCGGCCTGCTATCGTTGCGTGTTCAAAGCGCCTCCCCCGCCGGGGTTGGTGGCTTCCTGCCAGGAAGCGGGAGTCATCGGTGTGCTGGCGGGTATCATCGGAACGATTCAGGCAACCGAGGCGCTGAAGCTCGTGCTGGGCATCGGACGACCGCTGACGGATCGCTTGCTCGACTTCGACGCCCGTAAGACACTGTTTCGAGAGATCAAAGTCCGCCGGAACCCGAGCTGTGCGCTCTGCGGGGAGCATCCGACGATCACTGAGCTGTTCGATGACGGGGACCCCTATGCCGGATGTGCCGAACGTTCATCCGCATAG
- a CDS encoding NAD(P)H-binding protein, protein MKIAIIGASAGIGLEVTRLALQKGHEVSTLSRRVVPLPDHPNLRRVQGSATNLNDVRAVVAGAEVIHVTLGTKSPFPTTMFSDSARLLLQALQETGSSATLLVLTGFGAGDSWSYNALPMRILFTLLLKTVYADKSEQERLIAEAYPRWEIVRPGRLTNGTMTGRYRVLDELVEGMRIGAISRSDVAHFMVAQAEHPTCLGKYVALTY, encoded by the coding sequence ATGAAGATCGCCATTATCGGTGCCTCGGCCGGTATCGGGCTTGAGGTGACGCGTCTCGCCCTTCAGAAGGGCCATGAAGTGAGCACCTTGTCGCGGCGGGTCGTTCCACTCCCAGATCACCCCAATCTAAGAAGGGTGCAGGGCAGTGCGACGAACCTCAATGACGTCAGGGCTGTAGTGGCGGGAGCCGAGGTTATCCACGTGACACTCGGCACAAAAAGTCCTTTCCCCACAACGATGTTCTCCGACTCGGCGCGCCTCTTACTTCAGGCATTACAGGAGACCGGTTCTTCCGCAACGCTTCTCGTGCTCACCGGGTTCGGTGCAGGCGATAGCTGGAGCTACAACGCTCTCCCGATGAGGATCCTGTTCACACTGTTGCTCAAGACAGTCTATGCGGACAAGAGCGAACAGGAGCGGCTGATTGCCGAGGCCTATCCACGCTGGGAAATTGTGCGGCCGGGCCGGTTAACCAACGGCACAATGACGGGCCGTTATCGCGTACTGGATGAGCTGGTCGAAGGGATGCGGATCGGGGCTATTTCCCGATCTGATGTGGCGCACTTCATGGTAGCGCAGGCGGAACACCCGACTTGCCTTGGCAAGTACGTGGCGCTTACGTACTGA
- a CDS encoding alpha/beta hydrolase, with the protein MSSLFWLFFCTLVIGVGIVLWFGVDTRRAYARIAGNSRILPSPPGNIEFKCEGNGVPVLVIHGSGGGYDQGELIAKALLDEHFEWIAPSRFGYLRSTFHQGATFDDQAEAYAHLLDSLGLHKVAVLALSHGGPSALLFAALYPERVSSLTLLSCGVASSLDAGQVEASQKGEALTMIFKFDVLYWLVRKFLRKRLMRLMGASESVIANFSTDQRTLVNQVIDCMAPVTPRYAGVVFDNKAAMPNARVHAIRAPTLILHAKDDSLQLFRNAEYALANIPGARLVAFDRGGHLLLAVEQPAIQMEVRKFILTHAGK; encoded by the coding sequence ATGTCCTCCTTGTTCTGGCTTTTCTTCTGTACGTTGGTTATCGGTGTCGGCATCGTGCTGTGGTTCGGCGTTGATACTAGACGCGCGTACGCACGGATCGCCGGCAACAGCAGGATCTTACCGTCGCCGCCGGGAAATATTGAATTCAAGTGCGAAGGCAACGGGGTTCCTGTCCTGGTTATCCACGGAAGCGGAGGAGGGTACGACCAAGGTGAGCTCATCGCAAAGGCCCTCCTAGACGAACACTTCGAATGGATAGCGCCGTCTCGCTTTGGATACCTGCGCTCGACATTCCATCAAGGCGCGACGTTTGACGACCAAGCTGAGGCCTATGCCCACCTTCTCGATAGTCTTGGCCTGCATAAGGTTGCCGTCCTGGCACTCTCGCACGGTGGTCCGTCGGCGCTGCTGTTCGCGGCACTGTACCCTGAGCGGGTCTCCTCGCTTACGCTACTGTCCTGCGGGGTTGCGTCTTCGTTGGATGCGGGACAGGTCGAGGCAAGTCAAAAGGGGGAGGCGCTGACGATGATTTTCAAGTTCGATGTACTCTACTGGCTTGTCAGGAAGTTTCTGCGCAAGCGCCTGATGCGCTTGATGGGTGCCAGTGAAAGCGTGATCGCGAATTTCTCAACCGACCAGCGCACCTTGGTCAATCAGGTAATCGATTGCATGGCACCGGTCACTCCACGATATGCTGGGGTCGTGTTTGACAACAAGGCAGCGATGCCGAATGCGCGGGTGCACGCCATCCGCGCTCCGACACTCATCTTGCACGCAAAGGACGACAGTCTTCAGCTCTTTCGAAACGCAGAGTACGCGCTGGCCAATATCCCCGGGGCCCGCTTGGTTGCCTTCGATCGGGGAGGCCATCTTCTGCTTGCGGTCGAGCAGCCGGCTATTCAAATGGAAGTCAGGAAATTCATCTTGACCCATGCCGGCAAGTAA
- a CDS encoding M67 family metallopeptidase, which yields MADLVIPQHILDDIIAHAKELTPYECCGLLAGTDGLVSHLYRIKNIVAMEGAQHLSSFDSAKAAHLERLSPAERAEIAFVMDMQDFSAAKKDMRNQGLDLQIVYHSHPHDPARPSVTDIKIATDYEEIWPKINLPLPAYLLVSLMNSEPDIKTYWIRSGRVTLADVLIR from the coding sequence GTGGCGGACTTGGTTATTCCACAGCATATCCTCGACGACATCATCGCGCACGCAAAAGAACTCACTCCCTACGAATGCTGCGGGCTTCTGGCCGGAACCGATGGCCTCGTCAGCCATCTGTATCGAATCAAGAACATCGTCGCGATGGAGGGCGCTCAACATCTGTCCTCGTTCGATTCGGCGAAAGCCGCACACCTTGAACGGCTGTCCCCCGCTGAGCGCGCGGAAATCGCATTCGTCATGGACATGCAGGACTTCTCGGCCGCGAAGAAGGATATGCGCAACCAAGGTCTGGACCTTCAAATAGTTTATCACTCCCATCCTCACGATCCGGCCCGGCCCTCGGTTACCGACATCAAGATCGCCACCGACTATGAAGAGATTTGGCCGAAGATCAATCTGCCGCTTCCCGCGTATCTTCTCGTCTCGCTCATGAATTCCGAACCAGACATCAAGACCTATTGGATCAGGTCCGGCCGAGTC
- a CDS encoding MoaD/ThiS family protein, with the protein MIKVRIPTPLRPLTKGQGEVETKAGSVVELIEVLNSAHPGIKDRLCDETGELRRFVNIYVNEEDIRFLKGKDTSLKDGDEVSIVPAIAGG; encoded by the coding sequence ATGATCAAAGTTCGTATTCCGACTCCCCTTCGTCCCCTGACCAAAGGCCAGGGTGAGGTCGAGACCAAAGCCGGCAGCGTGGTAGAGCTGATTGAGGTGTTGAATAGCGCACATCCCGGCATCAAAGATCGCCTGTGCGATGAAACGGGAGAGCTCCGTCGCTTCGTGAACATTTATGTCAACGAAGAAGACATTCGTTTCCTCAAAGGGAAAGACACCTCCCTCAAGGATGGCGATGAGGTTTCCATCGTTCCGGCGATCGCGGGAGGATAG
- a CDS encoding NIL domain-containing protein: protein MAHFRFHIRFPEDKIREPIIYQIGREYNVVTDVRRADVRDTTGWADVEFTGDTMEIERAVAGLRAKGCVVDPIELNVVE, encoded by the coding sequence ATGGCACATTTTCGCTTCCATATTCGTTTTCCCGAAGACAAGATTCGGGAGCCGATTATTTATCAGATCGGACGTGAATATAACGTCGTGACCGATGTCAGACGAGCCGATGTCCGCGACACGACAGGCTGGGCGGATGTGGAATTTACCGGTGACACGATGGAGATTGAACGGGCGGTCGCCGGGTTACGCGCCAAAGGCTGTGTCGTCGATCCGATTGAATTGAACGTGGTGGAATGA
- the thiS gene encoding sulfur carrier protein ThiS, whose amino-acid sequence MQVKINGKPEEIQSGTVLDLLQTKNIEPHMVAVEVNDKVLERDHFPTTHLNEGDQIEFLFYMGGGR is encoded by the coding sequence GTGCAGGTCAAGATCAATGGAAAGCCTGAGGAGATCCAGAGCGGAACCGTTCTCGATCTGTTGCAAACCAAGAACATCGAGCCGCATATGGTCGCCGTAGAAGTCAACGACAAGGTGCTGGAACGTGACCATTTTCCCACGACCCACCTCAATGAAGGTGATCAGATAGAGTTTCTCTTCTATATGGGAGGGGGTCGGTGA
- the moeB gene encoding molybdopterin-synthase adenylyltransferase MoeB produces MELTEKQIQRYSRHILLQDVGGKGQLKLNQAKVLLIGAGGLGSPAGLYLAAAGIGTIGLVDGDVVDLSNLQRQIMHSTATLGQPKVESGRKTLSAINPDITIKTYHQLVDAENILPLVSQYDIVLDGSDNFTTRFLVNDACFFAKTTLISASMFRFEGQLTTIKPHQGYPCYRCLYPEPPPAGLVPNCQEAGVLGVLAGTMGILQASEAIKEILGIGETVADKLVIYDALDMKFRKVNRPKDPACPLCGPNPKIKDLSLDYAVSCTI; encoded by the coding sequence ATGGAACTCACCGAGAAACAAATCCAACGGTACAGCCGGCACATCCTCCTTCAAGACGTCGGAGGAAAGGGCCAGTTGAAACTCAACCAGGCTAAGGTCCTTCTGATTGGGGCAGGTGGTCTCGGCTCTCCGGCCGGTCTGTATCTCGCCGCGGCCGGTATTGGAACTATTGGATTGGTCGACGGGGATGTCGTCGACCTCTCGAACCTCCAGCGGCAAATCATGCACTCGACTGCGACGCTTGGACAACCCAAGGTTGAATCCGGTCGAAAGACTCTCTCGGCGATCAATCCTGACATTACCATCAAGACCTATCATCAGCTGGTCGACGCAGAGAATATCTTACCGCTCGTCTCGCAGTACGATATCGTGCTCGACGGTTCCGATAACTTCACGACGCGATTCTTGGTCAACGACGCCTGTTTCTTTGCCAAGACTACGCTGATCTCGGCCAGCATGTTTCGGTTTGAAGGCCAACTGACGACCATTAAGCCGCACCAGGGCTATCCCTGCTATCGTTGTCTCTATCCCGAGCCGCCTCCGGCCGGCTTAGTACCCAATTGCCAGGAGGCCGGTGTGCTTGGGGTCTTGGCGGGCACGATGGGAATCCTGCAGGCGTCGGAAGCCATCAAGGAGATCCTCGGTATCGGAGAAACAGTGGCCGACAAGCTGGTGATCTACGATGCCCTCGACATGAAATTCAGAAAAGTCAATCGCCCGAAGGATCCGGCCTGTCCGCTCTGCGGACCAAACCCCAAAATCAAGGATTTGAGTCTAGATTACGCAGTCAGCTGCACCATCTAG
- a CDS encoding DUF5069 domain-containing protein → MDLRKNFPRSMRFRLAGYAHLARMIDKCRAVLAGTEGEYIYPCPMDERLMEFAGITSGQFTDAVQANPADEGVVGWFERQARPRTAAELEEWNQKLLNRGPSSPASAARFKKYLAAIDPSRTDITAWSDLQDLEEGRAVPRQNPLDQSAVR, encoded by the coding sequence ATGGATCTGCGGAAAAACTTCCCCCGCAGCATGCGATTCAGGCTGGCGGGCTATGCCCATCTCGCGCGCATGATCGACAAGTGTCGCGCCGTGCTTGCCGGCACCGAAGGCGAATACATCTATCCCTGCCCGATGGACGAACGGCTGATGGAGTTTGCGGGAATCACCAGCGGGCAATTCACGGACGCTGTCCAGGCCAATCCTGCCGATGAAGGAGTCGTGGGATGGTTTGAACGGCAGGCACGGCCGCGTACGGCCGCCGAGTTGGAAGAATGGAATCAGAAGCTGCTGAACCGCGGACCGAGTTCTCCTGCGAGTGCAGCACGGTTCAAAAAATACCTTGCCGCCATCGATCCATCCCGGACCGACATCACTGCTTGGTCGGACTTACAAGACTTGGAGGAAGGACGGGCCGTTCCTAGACAGAATCCGCTAGATCAATCTGCCGTTCGGTAG
- a CDS encoding TPM domain-containing protein: MMLRSGRRLASVTVLSSIVVLWAAAAHASLYDRPKERVPLPSPIGYVSDHAQVVEAEWKERIRSVCIDLEKKSGVEMVIVTVPTIKPYPSAKEYADALYEKWQIGSTQQEHGVMVLVAVQERQAAMALGRKMFPVITPTVRSEVSRIYLQPAIERGHFGEGLYRSAVALATPAQEVRFDAPTRTRFRGLGVWITLGTTIAIISFFWWISRPDLRHPYRRIQNGEYWGTGQGGFGGNWGGFGGGTSGEGWR; encoded by the coding sequence ATGATGCTTCGATCCGGCCGACGACTTGCCAGTGTGACTGTGCTGAGTTCGATCGTCGTGCTGTGGGCGGCAGCCGCTCACGCGTCATTGTACGATCGGCCCAAAGAGCGTGTGCCTCTTCCCAGTCCCATCGGATATGTCAGCGATCATGCGCAAGTGGTGGAGGCAGAATGGAAGGAACGCATTAGGTCCGTCTGCATAGACCTTGAAAAGAAAAGCGGCGTGGAAATGGTCATCGTGACGGTGCCCACGATTAAACCGTATCCATCGGCCAAGGAATACGCGGACGCGCTGTATGAAAAATGGCAAATCGGCTCCACGCAGCAGGAACATGGGGTGATGGTGCTGGTCGCCGTGCAGGAACGACAGGCGGCGATGGCCTTAGGGCGAAAAATGTTTCCGGTGATCACACCAACTGTCAGGAGTGAGGTCAGCCGAATCTATCTTCAACCTGCGATTGAGCGCGGGCATTTTGGTGAAGGTCTGTACCGATCAGCTGTTGCGCTGGCCACACCTGCGCAAGAGGTGAGGTTCGATGCCCCAACAAGGACTCGGTTTCGAGGCCTTGGGGTTTGGATTACGCTCGGCACCACCATTGCGATCATTTCATTTTTCTGGTGGATCAGCCGGCCGGATCTGCGGCACCCCTACAGGCGCATTCAAAATGGTGAATATTGGGGAACGGGTCAAGGCGGATTCGGAGGGAACTGGGGCGGCTTTGGCGGCGGCACGAGTGGGGAGGGGTGGAGATAG
- a CDS encoding DsbA family protein, with amino-acid sequence MNSTCIWSRFQSTLSVVAILSLFISGCATTAHESKTASTPSQDITDAAIERYIRTHPEVIVQSLQAMEAKRQAELQERQKTAVAAKQKELLHDPTSPVSGNAKGEITVVEFYDYRCGYCKKAASAVTELQKEDRRVRVVYKDFPILGEPSELAAKAALASQAQGKHQAFHEALLASHADMTKEAILKIAIRVGLDAKRLEADMADPKWQAVIEKNRALANELGISGTPGFIVGTELVPGALDLNGLKELIARAGYGK; translated from the coding sequence ATGAACAGTACCTGTATCTGGAGCCGGTTCCAGTCGACGCTGAGCGTCGTTGCAATCCTATCTCTATTCATATCAGGCTGTGCAACCACGGCCCATGAAAGTAAGACCGCTTCAACTCCCTCTCAAGACATCACCGATGCCGCGATCGAACGCTACATTCGCACCCACCCGGAAGTGATCGTCCAATCGCTGCAAGCCATGGAAGCCAAGCGGCAGGCTGAACTGCAAGAGCGTCAAAAAACAGCTGTCGCGGCGAAACAAAAGGAGCTGCTGCACGATCCGACATCACCGGTCAGTGGAAATGCGAAAGGCGAGATTACCGTGGTGGAGTTTTACGACTACCGCTGCGGCTACTGCAAGAAAGCGGCTTCGGCTGTTACGGAACTTCAGAAGGAAGATCGCCGTGTGCGGGTGGTTTATAAGGACTTCCCAATATTGGGCGAGCCGTCGGAGCTTGCGGCCAAGGCCGCGCTCGCGTCTCAGGCGCAAGGCAAGCACCAGGCATTCCATGAAGCGTTGCTTGCGTCTCATGCCGATATGACCAAGGAAGCGATCTTGAAGATTGCCATTCGCGTTGGCCTCGACGCCAAACGTCTGGAGGCTGACATGGCCGACCCAAAGTGGCAGGCTGTCATCGAGAAGAATCGAGCGCTCGCTAACGAGCTCGGCATCTCGGGCACCCCCGGCTTCATCGTGGGAACCGAACTGGTGCCTGGAGCACTGGATTTGAATGGACTGAAAGAATTAATTGCTCGGGCGGGATATGGAAAATGA
- a CDS encoding FAD-dependent monooxygenase: MVEETDIAVVGAGGGGAVLALALAQKGIKTIVFEQAPGPPQGLRGEILQPNGQQVLDRLGLLGRLPVESTRIVHKFHFCRVGGERLCTVDYGDLPPPYNRAVVTLPNVAHHSILNAIESESSVSLRYRTTFMELLRENGRVVGLTAQQGDDHVTVKAKVVVGADGAFSKVREALQIPADLHLYPQGYLIAMLEAAVPLNEAKYFVGKRTILGMFPAAGNKVYAFYMINAGSYDRLKEGGIPALQEAWIGIDPSSEAIFRTLADWKQTAFMPTGRVRTPTWVADGAVLIGDAAHAMNPHASQGRMQAMVDAMTLADLLPECLAKNDYSAGTLKAYEHARRPHVTMLQKLADEQVLFWNTANPAIAFLRDRVFRTLDHNARLRYRVLCTTAGLRKTPPFSPLDRIMAAGFLPDPSARHIAAGGMQ, translated from the coding sequence ATGGTTGAGGAAACGGATATTGCGGTGGTTGGAGCAGGTGGGGGTGGGGCAGTGCTTGCCCTGGCACTAGCCCAGAAGGGAATCAAAACGATTGTTTTCGAACAAGCGCCTGGACCTCCACAGGGCTTGCGAGGGGAAATCTTGCAACCGAACGGACAGCAAGTTCTCGATCGCTTGGGATTGCTGGGCCGATTGCCGGTGGAGTCCACGCGCATCGTGCATAAGTTTCATTTCTGCCGCGTCGGCGGCGAGCGGCTGTGCACCGTGGACTATGGGGATCTTCCACCACCCTACAATCGGGCCGTGGTGACATTGCCCAATGTGGCTCACCATTCGATTCTGAACGCGATCGAGAGCGAATCCTCCGTCTCGCTACGGTACCGCACGACCTTTATGGAGTTGCTTCGTGAGAATGGCCGGGTTGTCGGGCTGACGGCCCAGCAGGGAGACGACCACGTAACCGTGAAAGCGAAGGTGGTGGTAGGTGCCGATGGGGCGTTCTCAAAAGTTCGCGAAGCCTTGCAGATCCCAGCCGATCTCCATCTCTACCCGCAAGGGTACCTGATTGCCATGTTGGAAGCCGCGGTTCCTCTGAATGAAGCCAAGTATTTCGTCGGCAAGCGGACGATCCTCGGCATGTTTCCCGCCGCGGGGAACAAAGTCTATGCGTTCTATATGATCAACGCAGGGTCATACGACCGTTTGAAGGAGGGAGGCATTCCAGCCCTACAAGAGGCCTGGATCGGGATCGATCCGTCCAGCGAGGCAATATTTCGGACATTAGCCGATTGGAAGCAAACTGCCTTTATGCCGACCGGGCGTGTCCGCACTCCGACATGGGTGGCCGACGGGGCGGTGCTGATCGGGGATGCAGCGCATGCCATGAATCCGCATGCCTCGCAAGGACGCATGCAGGCTATGGTGGATGCGATGACACTGGCAGACCTCTTACCTGAGTGTCTGGCAAAGAACGATTATTCCGCCGGGACGCTGAAGGCGTACGAACACGCGCGTCGGCCTCACGTCACGATGCTGCAGAAGTTGGCCGACGAACAAGTGTTATTTTGGAACACGGCGAATCCGGCCATCGCGTTTCTCCGCGATCGGGTCTTTCGCACGCTCGATCACAACGCGCGCCTGCGCTATCGTGTCCTGTGCACCACGGCGGGACTCCGCAAGACCCCTCCATTTAGTCCTCTTGATCGGATCATGGCGGCTGGATTCCTGCCGGATCCGTCAGCTCGCCACATCGCAGCGGGAGGCATGCAGTAG
- a CDS encoding threonine synthase yields MSKMKALVCRECGKEYPTKAIHVCEMCFGPLEVKYNYDEIKKTISRKKIEDGPRSMWRYIDLLPVEGTNFVGPHAGLTPLVRAKNLGAYLGLDELYIKNDTVNHPTLSFKDRVVAVALTRARELGFETVACASTGNLANSVAAHAASANLHCYVFIPGDLEAAKVLGNLIYKPHVVEIEGNYDDVNRLCSEIAAEHGWAFVNINIRPYYAEGSKTLAFETVEQLGWRTPDQVVIPMASGSLLTKIWKGLHEMKALGLIDAVHTKINGAQAEGCSPISTAFKAGRDFFKPVKPQTIAKSLAIGNPADGYYALKATTESHGSMDMVTDAEVVEGIQLLAQTEGIFAETAGGVTIGVLKKLVKQGVIKKDEVTVAYVTGNGLKTQEAVIDSVGRPVRIQPSLVAFEKTFKMGKNGGGDA; encoded by the coding sequence ATGAGCAAAATGAAAGCGCTGGTCTGTCGCGAGTGCGGCAAGGAATACCCGACAAAAGCCATCCACGTCTGCGAGATGTGCTTCGGCCCGCTTGAAGTGAAGTACAACTACGACGAAATCAAGAAAACCATTTCTCGCAAGAAGATCGAGGACGGCCCACGCAGCATGTGGCGTTACATCGATCTGCTGCCGGTGGAGGGAACGAATTTTGTCGGCCCGCACGCCGGGCTCACTCCGCTCGTGCGCGCCAAAAATCTCGGCGCCTATCTCGGACTCGACGAGCTGTACATCAAGAACGACACGGTAAATCATCCGACCCTCTCGTTTAAGGATCGCGTCGTCGCCGTGGCCCTCACACGCGCGCGCGAGCTAGGCTTCGAAACCGTGGCTTGCGCATCGACGGGCAACTTGGCGAACTCGGTGGCCGCCCACGCAGCCTCCGCCAATCTTCACTGCTACGTGTTCATCCCCGGCGACCTTGAAGCCGCGAAGGTGCTCGGCAATCTGATCTATAAACCGCACGTCGTCGAGATAGAGGGCAACTATGACGATGTCAACCGCCTCTGCAGCGAGATCGCCGCTGAACATGGCTGGGCCTTCGTGAATATCAACATTCGCCCATATTATGCGGAAGGCTCGAAGACGCTCGCCTTTGAGACTGTGGAGCAACTTGGATGGAGAACGCCCGATCAAGTCGTCATTCCCATGGCATCAGGCTCTCTGTTGACCAAGATTTGGAAGGGGTTGCACGAAATGAAAGCCTTGGGCCTGATCGACGCCGTTCACACAAAGATCAACGGCGCCCAAGCGGAAGGCTGCTCGCCGATTTCCACCGCATTCAAGGCGGGGCGCGACTTCTTCAAACCGGTGAAACCGCAGACGATTGCCAAGTCCCTTGCCATCGGCAATCCCGCCGATGGGTACTATGCGCTCAAGGCCACCACCGAGAGTCATGGATCCATGGACATGGTGACGGATGCAGAAGTGGTAGAAGGGATCCAGCTGCTGGCCCAAACCGAAGGCATCTTCGCGGAGACAGCCGGAGGCGTGACAATCGGTGTGCTCAAGAAGCTCGTCAAGCAAGGAGTGATCAAGAAAGATGAAGTGACGGTGGCTTACGTCACCGGCAACGGCCTGAAGACCCAGGAAGCAGTGATCGATTCCGTCGGTCGCCCGGTACGCATCCAACCCAGCCTGGTGGCCTTCGAAAAGACATTCAAAATGGGAAAGAACGGTGGTGGTGACGCATGA